One region of Candidatus Neomarinimicrobiota bacterium genomic DNA includes:
- a CDS encoding HDIG domain-containing metalloprotein, which translates to MRNKVLAIWPEIDWIQDQNLREKVLDAWVYAINNSVLTVEDLDTIPFSLLIKDCRVSFMNHKRTCVQLAVDIARRMQANFGDEIQIDMDTLIAGAILIDVGKLMEYELVDGKLTTSSAGKVVRHPFSGVAIADRFGLPPEVQHIIATHSKEGDLGHRTVESIIVHHADFVSFEPFRA; encoded by the coding sequence ATGCGTAACAAAGTCCTGGCAATCTGGCCTGAGATTGACTGGATACAAGATCAGAACCTGCGGGAGAAGGTTCTCGATGCCTGGGTATATGCTATTAATAACAGTGTGCTGACGGTGGAGGACCTGGATACGATTCCGTTCTCCCTGCTGATCAAGGACTGCCGGGTATCCTTCATGAACCACAAGCGCACCTGTGTGCAGCTGGCGGTGGACATCGCCCGGCGTATGCAAGCCAACTTCGGTGACGAAATCCAGATCGACATGGATACCCTGATCGCCGGCGCCATCCTGATCGACGTCGGTAAACTGATGGAGTATGAGCTCGTGGACGGCAAGCTGACGACCAGTTCGGCGGGCAAGGTCGTCCGCCATCCGTTCAGCGGGGTGGCCATCGCCGACCGCTTCGGCCTGCCGCCGGAAGTGCAGCACATCATCGCCACGCATTCCAAAGAAGGCGACCTGGGGCACCGGACGGTGGAATCCATCATTGTCCACCACGCCGACTTCGTCAGCTTCGAGCCGTTTAGGGCTTAA
- a CDS encoding four helix bundle protein → MKGDELKTRTKGFAHRCVKLANTLPNSTLGRHIKGQLIRCATSVASNYRAACMAQSKAGFVSRLSIVIEEADESYFWIEFIIEENLLKKEQVEPLLKEADELTAIFTTSRKTAQGRT, encoded by the coding sequence ATGAAGGGTGATGAGCTAAAAACGAGGACAAAAGGTTTTGCGCATCGATGCGTGAAATTGGCTAATACTCTTCCAAATTCGACCTTAGGGAGACATATTAAAGGGCAGCTGATTAGGTGTGCAACGTCGGTTGCCTCTAATTATCGAGCTGCCTGCATGGCGCAGTCCAAGGCTGGTTTCGTGTCAAGGTTGAGTATTGTCATTGAAGAGGCTGACGAATCATATTTCTGGATCGAATTTATCATAGAGGAGAATTTATTGAAAAAAGAGCAAGTTGAGCCATTACTCAAAGAAGCCGACGAATTAACGGCCATATTCACGACTTCCAGAAAAACCGCTCAAGGCAGAACCTAA